In a single window of the Fibrobacter sp. UWR2 genome:
- a CDS encoding type IV toxin-antitoxin system AbiEi family antitoxin domain-containing protein, producing MAQKNVLSDKKLVFSSDELQKQGFSYYQISKMVEQGKLFRLNKSYYENAGFTGDMNDFYYVQAFAPQGVVCLLSAAVYYGLTTFRPDSIDVAVSPKTKLSSQLESQRLALHYFSGERHTLGVRTFSENKNTFKIYDIEKTVVDIISNRNKVGIEETKEILTNYLARQDRNINKLYRYAEKLSCLKILKTYLEVLV from the coding sequence ATGGCACAAAAGAATGTCCTATCCGACAAAAAACTTGTCTTTTCGAGTGACGAACTCCAAAAGCAGGGATTTTCGTATTATCAAATATCGAAAATGGTCGAACAGGGCAAACTTTTCCGGCTCAATAAGTCGTATTACGAAAATGCAGGCTTTACCGGGGACATGAACGATTTTTACTACGTTCAGGCGTTTGCGCCCCAAGGTGTAGTATGCCTTCTGAGTGCAGCCGTTTATTACGGACTGACAACCTTCCGCCCCGACTCCATCGATGTAGCGGTTTCACCAAAGACAAAACTTTCCTCGCAGCTAGAATCGCAAAGGCTTGCACTGCACTACTTTTCAGGCGAGCGGCACACCCTTGGCGTGCGCACATTTAGCGAAAACAAAAACACTTTCAAGATCTACGATATAGAAAAAACTGTTGTGGACATCATCTCTAACCGGAACAAGGTAGGGATCGAAGAAACCAAGGAAATCCTGACCAATTACCTTGCAAGGCAAGACCGGAACATAAATAAACTCTATCGCTATGCAGAAAAACTTTCGTGCCTGAAAATCCTGAAGACTTACCTGGAGGTTCTCGTATGA
- a CDS encoding nucleotidyl transferase AbiEii/AbiGii toxin family protein, translating into MNVQSIKDKLKNVAKTNFRLYQELLTVYGLERALFRIGKSKYRENFTLKGGIFLYALYGKDYPRSTSDIDLRADKISGTLESLLSIFGEIFSIPADDGLVFDLASLKAREIKKQDEYLGTNISITALLGNTRLPVSIDIGFGDVIVPSKKEMSFPVLLDMECPKIYGYSIESVLAEKFEAIVSLGYANSRFKDFYDIYVILQSEKIDVELLQEAIVQTFRNRRTTFDDIVVFEDSFATEIERVKRWNAFVKKKNALVQVTFDKVVEQIKTYFKPIVEKVG; encoded by the coding sequence ATGAATGTCCAGTCAATAAAAGATAAACTAAAGAATGTCGCCAAGACGAATTTTAGGTTGTATCAGGAATTACTCACAGTCTATGGATTGGAGCGAGCCCTATTCAGGATCGGTAAGTCAAAGTATAGAGAAAACTTCACGCTCAAAGGAGGCATTTTTCTTTATGCTCTCTACGGAAAGGACTACCCTCGTTCTACATCGGATATAGACCTTCGGGCTGACAAAATCAGCGGGACATTGGAATCGCTTCTTTCAATTTTCGGTGAGATTTTTTCTATCCCAGCGGATGACGGACTTGTATTTGATTTGGCGTCGCTCAAGGCTCGCGAAATAAAAAAGCAAGACGAATATCTAGGCACAAACATCAGTATCACGGCACTGCTCGGGAACACACGACTCCCCGTGTCCATTGATATCGGGTTTGGCGATGTGATTGTCCCGTCTAAAAAAGAAATGTCGTTTCCTGTATTGTTGGATATGGAATGTCCGAAGATTTACGGATATTCCATCGAATCTGTACTTGCTGAAAAATTTGAGGCGATAGTTTCGCTGGGCTATGCAAATAGCCGCTTCAAGGATTTCTACGACATTTATGTAATCTTGCAGAGTGAAAAGATTGATGTTGAATTGTTGCAAGAGGCCATTGTCCAGACATTCCGAAACCGAAGGACAACGTTTGATGACATTGTCGTTTTCGAAGATTCCTTCGCAACGGAAATAGAGCGCGTTAAACGATGGAACGCTTTCGTGAAGAAGAAAAATGCCTTGGTGCAGGTAACCTTCGATAAGGTTGTCGAGCAAATCAAGACGTATTTCAAGCCTATTGTGGAAAAAGTGGGGTAA